The following is a genomic window from Trachemys scripta elegans isolate TJP31775 chromosome 7, CAS_Tse_1.0, whole genome shotgun sequence.
ATTTTGAAAACTTCTTGTGGACATTACTAAGAAACcctgcataatttttttttaaacaggaaacagAAAAGCTGATCAATGAACTCCTATCCAGCACTACAGACACCAAAGTGATGATTGACACAGTTGGGATCAGTTTACTTAAAGGGATAAGGTGCAGAATTGCAGAACTGAAGACAAAATTACACAAGGACTATTCAACAAAATTAGAAAAACTGCACCTAGTAGAGAGTGAAACTGAAGCCCCCAGGCAACTTTATCAACAAATGAAGACTCTTTTGGAAGAACATTCAAATTCAGTACAATTTCTTCAAGAGGATAAAAAACTCAGGAGCAAGATGGAAAAACTTATAGAAGGAAGGTCATTGTATCAGGATCCATCAAAGTATAAAATTTCTGTGCAACGATATTTTGAAGAATTGATCAGAGGAATCAACATCAAGGATTATATCTCTACTACATCAGATGAAATGCTTGCAAATACTAGTGACCTGTATGAAGCACACAGGCCAGAATGCCCTGCTTTTGCTTTTTCAGGTGAAAGTCCTGATCAGTCTTTCTGCAAAAGAGTATTAGGCTTATTTGAGAAATCAGGTAGCAAGGAGCAAGATCTTTTCACAAAAGCATCTTGCCCTGACTGTAGCAGTACACCAGGTACTAGCATTGATTCGTCATTCATGAAAGATTagtcaaaaatgtaaaatattaaaaaattgatCTCTTGCAATTTACTTGTTGGAATTTGCCAATCATATATGCTGCCTATGTTTCctacaaaccaaaaaataaaatagttgtaaatgtaaacagattGAATTGACACATACCTTCTTGTGTGCCTTATTGCTTCATTATTATTTCACAGAATAACATTATTTGGAAGGCAGTGGTAGGAAAGCCACCTAAAAGAAGGTGGAATAAGTTACAAGAAGAGTAATTTAGAAAAATTAAGCAGAAGAAACAGATTCTGTGCAGCAATCTGCAGTGTGTATAACATTTCTCACTGTGGCCTGATTTTTGTAAGCGCTGAGCAATCACAACTCGATCTGCAAACAATGGGAAccgcagatgctcagcacctctggaaaaaaacccagaagttTAATGCTTATGTTTGAGTCCTAGGAAACTTATTCTGCCTAGCCATATTTGGCCAAGCATTATGAATTCCTCATAAATTTACCTATTAATGCAAATGAATGTGTTCCATGAAGGAAGTGtcaacattatttaaaatgtatgcctcagg
Proteins encoded in this region:
- the LOC117880033 gene encoding tripartite motif-containing protein 54 is translated as MDALGEALSCPVCLELFTPPVLVLTCAHNFCKQCLEKILIRQNCNHVNGQFCCPMCRKVIYLRGRGIIGLPRNILVESILEKFKDELENIRAQEQNQLSQICEEHGENMNLMCLTDDEPICAICKLFGNHEHHSVAKMSEAYTARKMTFIKDIDLLLQKSEGTVQARKETEKLINELLSSTTDTKVMIDTVGISLLKGIRCRIAELKTKLHKDYSTKLEKLHLVESETEAPRQLYQQMKTLLEEHSNSVQFLQEDKKLRSKMEKLIEGRSLYQDPSKYKISVQRYFEELIRGINIKDYISTTSDEMLANTSDLYEAHRPECPAFAFSGESPDQSFCKRVLGLFEKSGSKEQDLFTKASCPDCSSTPGTSIDSSFMKD